The following coding sequences are from one Gossypium raimondii isolate GPD5lz chromosome 4, ASM2569854v1, whole genome shotgun sequence window:
- the LOC105780474 gene encoding probable prolyl 4-hydroxylase 7 isoform X2, with the protein MDSQHFLGFFLLIFLHSCLVSADINGSVLKMKTGTSSVPFDPTHVTQLSWHPRAFIYKGFLSSDECDHLITLAKDKLEKSMVADNESGKSVESEVRTSSGMFLQKAQDEVVADIEARIAAWTFLPVANQQLGGHRIATVLMYLSDVESGGETVFPNAEGRLSQVQDENWSACAKNGYAVKPRKGDALLFFSLHPDATTDTASLHGSCPVIKGEKWSATKWIHVRSFDRSKRLNRRAAMGECVDENENCAGWAKAGECKKNPTYMVGSGGSPGFCRKSCKVCS; encoded by the exons atggATTCTCAGCATTTTCTCGGAttctttcttctaattttccttCATTCTTGTTTGGTTTCGGCTGATATTAATGGATCGGTTCTTAAAATGAAAACAGGAACTTCTTCGGTTCCGTTTGATCCGACTCATGTTACTCAACTCTCATGGCACCCTAG GGCTTTCATTTACAAAGGATTTTTATCGAGTGATGAATGTGATCACCTTATTACTCTG GCCAAGGATAAGTTAGAGAAATCAATGGTGGCGGATAATGAATCAGGTAAAAGCGTCGAAAGTGAAGTTCGAACCAGCTCTGGCATGTTTCTTCAGAAAGCTCAg GATGAAGTAGTCGCTGATATTGAAGCTAGGATTGCAGCATGGACCTTCCTTCCAGTTG CTAATCAACAGCTCGGTGGTCACCGTATTGCTACTGTACTGATGTATTTGTCTGATGTTGAGAGTGGAGGGGAAACTGTGTTTCCAAATGCAGAG GGACGACTTTCTCAGGTGCAGGATGAAAATTGGTCGGCCTGTGCCAAAAATGGATATGCAG TGAAACCCCGAAAAGGTGATGCATTACTGTTCTTCAGCCTACATCCTGATGCGACAACTGATACAGCCAGTTTGCATGGAAGCTGCCCTGTGATTAAGGGTGAGAAATGGTCAGCAACAAAGTGGATCCATGTGAGGTCCTTCGATAGGAGCAAGCGTTTAAACAGGCGTGCCGCAATGGGGGAGTGCGTTGATGAGAATGAGAACTGTGCTGGGTGGGCTAAGGCCGGTGAATGCAAAAAGAACCCTACCTACATGGTGGGTTCTGGAGGCTCTCCCGGATTTTGTAGGAAGAGTTGTAAGGTATGCTCCTAG
- the LOC105780732 gene encoding serine/threonine-protein kinase D6PK: MDERPQENVKFETFTVTNTLKDLCLNNNSVSISGSDSLISCSNNGSSSSSSLQDVNINKNSVSISLCSSVSESANKISVSKNAESSDCEESEKSSFRSFCPSKPHKGNDRRWDAIQYVKGKDGDLGLAHFRLLKKLGCGDIGSVYLAELRGMGCLFAMKVMDKGMLAGRKKLLRAQTERQILSLLDHPFLPTLYSHFETEKFSCLLMEFCSGGDLHILRQRQPGKHFTEPAARFYASEVLLALEYLHMMGVVYRDLKPENVLVREDGHIMLSDFDLSLQCFVNPTLVQSCSEPSCRIASYCIQPACIDPACKLPVCVEPACLQPSCFKPQFLSCKTTKVKSEKTNLVNSDSFPVLIAEPTNARSMSFVGTHEYLAPEIIRGDGHGSAVDWWTFGIFLYELLLGRTPFKGNDNRETLFNVVGQSLKFTEGSSISFAAKDLIRGLLVKDPQKRLGFKRGATEIKQHPFFESVNWALIRSTHPPEIPKPIDIPLLNQAFKSSLPSNDKGATDSDRSSGPYLDFEFF, encoded by the exons ATGGATGAACGGCCTCAAGAAAATGTTAAGTTTGAAACTTTTACCGTCACCAACACTCTCAAAGATCTTTGTTTGAATAATAACAGTGTTAGCATTTCTGGGTCTGATTCCCTTATTAGTTGTAGCAATAATGGGAGTAGTAGTAGCAGCAGCCTTCAAGATGTTAACATCAATAAGAACAGTGTTAGCATTAGTTTATGTAGTAGTGTTTCTGAGTCAGCTAATAAAATTAGTGTTAGTAAGAATGCCGAAAGCAGTGACTGTGAAGAGAGTGAAAAGAGTAGTTTCAGGAGTTTTTGTCCATCGAAACCTCATAAAGGAAATGACAGAAGATGGGATGCAATACAGTATGTTAAGGGAAAAGATGGGGACTTGGGGTTGGCTCATTTTAGGTTGTTGAAAAAGTTGGGGTGTGGAGATATAGGGAGTGTTTATTTAGCTGAGTTAAGAGGGATGGGATGTTTGTTTGCAATGAAGGTTATGGATAAAGGAATGTTAGCTGGGAGGAAAAAATTGTTGAGAGCACAAACTGAGAGACAAATATTGAGTTTATTAGATCATCCATTTTTACCAACCCTTTATTCACATTTTGAGACTGAGAAGTTTTCTTGCTTGTTGATGGAGTTTTGCAGTGGTGGGGATCTTCATATTCTCCGGCAGCGACAGCCGGGCAAACATTTTACCGAACCAGCAGCACG GTTTTATGCTTCGGAAGTCCTTCTAGCCCTCGAGTATCTACACATGATGGGGGTGGTGTATAGGGATTTAAAGCCCGAAAATGTGTTGGTCAGGGAGGATGGCCACATTATGCTATCTGATTTTGATTTGTCATTGCAATGTTTCGTCAATCCCACGCTTGTGCAGTCCTGTTCTGAGCCATCATGTAGAATCGCTTCATACTGTATTCAGCCAGCATGTATTGATCCAGCATGCAAATTACCAGTATGTGTAGAGCCTGCTTGCTTGCAGCCATCTTGCTTTAAGCCTCAGTTTCTCAGTTGCAAAACAACGAAGGTGAAGAGTGAAAAAACAAATTTGGTGAACTCAGATTCATTTCCTGTACTTATTGCAGAACCAACTAACGCTCGCTCCATGTCATTTGTTGGGACTCATGAATATTTAGCTCCTGAGATTATAAGAGGAGATGGTCACGGGAGTGCTGTTGATTGGTGGACATTTGGTATTTTCTTGTACGAATTACTACTAGGACGAACACCGTTTAAAGGCAACGATAATCGGGAGACATTATTCAATGTGGTTGGTCAGTCCCTAAAATTTACAGAGGGATCTTCAATCAGTTTTGCTGCAAAGGATTTAATCCGTGGTCTGCTTGTGAAGGATCCACAAAAGAGATTAGGCTTCAAAAGAGGTGCCACTGAGATCAAGCAGCATCCATTCTTTGAAAGTGTTAACTGGGCTCTTATCCGCAGTACGCATCCTCCGGAAATCCCTAAACCCATTGATATCCCATTGCTAAACCAAGCATTTAAGTCATCCTTGCCTTCAAATGACAAGGGAGCCACAGACTCAGACAGGTCATCTGGTCCTTACTTAGATTTTGAGTTTTTCTGA
- the LOC105780474 gene encoding probable prolyl 4-hydroxylase 7 isoform X1: MDSQHFLGFFLLIFLHSCLVSADINGSVLKMKTGTSSVPFDPTHVTQLSWHPRAFIYKGFLSSDECDHLITLAKDKLEKSMVADNESGKSVESEVRTSSGMFLQKAQDEVVADIEARIAAWTFLPVENGESIQILHYEHGQKYEPHFDYFHDKANQQLGGHRIATVLMYLSDVESGGETVFPNAEGRLSQVQDENWSACAKNGYAVKPRKGDALLFFSLHPDATTDTASLHGSCPVIKGEKWSATKWIHVRSFDRSKRLNRRAAMGECVDENENCAGWAKAGECKKNPTYMVGSGGSPGFCRKSCKVCS, encoded by the exons atggATTCTCAGCATTTTCTCGGAttctttcttctaattttccttCATTCTTGTTTGGTTTCGGCTGATATTAATGGATCGGTTCTTAAAATGAAAACAGGAACTTCTTCGGTTCCGTTTGATCCGACTCATGTTACTCAACTCTCATGGCACCCTAG GGCTTTCATTTACAAAGGATTTTTATCGAGTGATGAATGTGATCACCTTATTACTCTG GCCAAGGATAAGTTAGAGAAATCAATGGTGGCGGATAATGAATCAGGTAAAAGCGTCGAAAGTGAAGTTCGAACCAGCTCTGGCATGTTTCTTCAGAAAGCTCAg GATGAAGTAGTCGCTGATATTGAAGCTAGGATTGCAGCATGGACCTTCCTTCCAGTTG AGAATGGGGAGTCCATTCAAATACTACACTATGAACATGGTCAGAAGTATGAGCcacattttgattattttcatgACAAAGCTAATCAACAGCTCGGTGGTCACCGTATTGCTACTGTACTGATGTATTTGTCTGATGTTGAGAGTGGAGGGGAAACTGTGTTTCCAAATGCAGAG GGACGACTTTCTCAGGTGCAGGATGAAAATTGGTCGGCCTGTGCCAAAAATGGATATGCAG TGAAACCCCGAAAAGGTGATGCATTACTGTTCTTCAGCCTACATCCTGATGCGACAACTGATACAGCCAGTTTGCATGGAAGCTGCCCTGTGATTAAGGGTGAGAAATGGTCAGCAACAAAGTGGATCCATGTGAGGTCCTTCGATAGGAGCAAGCGTTTAAACAGGCGTGCCGCAATGGGGGAGTGCGTTGATGAGAATGAGAACTGTGCTGGGTGGGCTAAGGCCGGTGAATGCAAAAAGAACCCTACCTACATGGTGGGTTCTGGAGGCTCTCCCGGATTTTGTAGGAAGAGTTGTAAGGTATGCTCCTAG